The Petrocella atlantisensis genome has a window encoding:
- a CDS encoding EutN/CcmL family microcompartment protein, whose amino-acid sequence MIVGKVIGNVWATRKDENLNGLKLLVIKPLDYASDKDLPTFVAADSIGAGIGETVLVVNGSSARMGLGRKDIPVDAIVVGIIDTVDV is encoded by the coding sequence ATGATTGTAGGTAAAGTAATCGGAAATGTATGGGCAACTAGAAAAGATGAGAATTTGAATGGTCTGAAATTATTGGTCATAAAACCCTTGGATTATGCTTCGGACAAAGACCTTCCTACTTTTGTTGCTGCAGATAGCATTGGTGCTGGGATTGGAGAAACGGTACTGGTTGTAAATGGAAGCTCAGCCAGAATGGGTCTAGGAAGAAAAGATATACCTGTGGATGCCATTGTGGTTGGCATCATTGATACCGTGGATGTCTAG
- a CDS encoding BMC domain-containing protein: protein MIRTIGLIELNSIVKGIESADAMIKAAEVDLILANSICPGKYIVLISGDVGAVKAALEAGKEVGKQYIVDDLILPSIHAQIINAINGSTQVGEVNAIGAMEFFSIATCIVAADAAAKAAAINLIEIRLGFAIGGKSFVTFSGDVSEVKEAIEAGSTIGKQNGMLLAKVVIPSPRKELFEKLL, encoded by the coding sequence ATGATACGGACGATAGGGCTTATAGAGCTTAATAGCATAGTCAAAGGCATTGAGTCGGCGGATGCAATGATTAAGGCGGCTGAAGTGGATTTGATTCTAGCGAATTCCATATGTCCCGGTAAGTATATTGTGCTCATTTCCGGGGATGTTGGGGCAGTGAAGGCTGCTCTAGAGGCAGGAAAGGAAGTAGGGAAACAATACATTGTAGATGACCTTATATTGCCAAGTATTCATGCACAAATCATTAATGCCATTAATGGATCGACACAAGTAGGTGAAGTGAATGCCATCGGTGCGATGGAGTTTTTTAGTATTGCCACTTGTATTGTGGCTGCGGATGCAGCAGCAAAAGCAGCAGCGATTAATCTCATTGAAATCAGGCTTGGTTTTGCAATAGGGGGTAAATCATTTGTTACGTTCAGTGGGGATGTCAGTGAAGTTAAAGAGGCAATCGAAGCGGGTTCGACGATAGGTAAGCAAAATGGGATGCTACTTGCAAAAGTGGTCATTCCATCGCCTAGAAAAGAACTGTTTGAGAAACTCTTATAA
- a CDS encoding 4Fe-4S dicluster domain-containing protein: MALLDKIYNAGVVGAGGAGFPTHIKLNCKVEYFIINAVECEPLMHTDKYIMLNNGEEIIMAVEEIGKLVGAQHLVIAIKEKNTKEIKHLKAIIETMGSRITLFTMGDYYPAGDEQMMVYEIIGKPIPEAGIPLDVGAVVSNVGSIVNIYDAMMDKPVIERFLTVAGDVKNPTMIRVPVGISVKACIEAAGGSTLKEYAIIIGGPMMGTIIDDHEAEAFHIKKMDGSLIVLPKDHFVVERKRKPIDKIINETKTACIQCRYCTDMCHRYLLGHELRPHKIMRNIGMSDHDEAIMKEALLCCECGICEIYACPMGLSPRLVNVHVKKELYKKGIRPEKGSLDLDVRDMMAYRKIPSYRLISRLDLLQYYGQPIDEHKDLIAEEVAIPLKQHIGKPATPIVAVGDMVTKGQMIGKVERNEMGANVHASIDGTVTGVTEKITIKSNGVVS; encoded by the coding sequence ATGGCGTTGTTAGATAAAATATATAATGCCGGCGTTGTAGGCGCTGGAGGTGCCGGTTTTCCAACACATATAAAGCTCAATTGTAAGGTGGAATATTTTATTATAAATGCGGTAGAATGTGAACCTCTTATGCATACGGATAAATATATTATGCTGAACAATGGCGAAGAAATTATTATGGCGGTGGAGGAAATTGGAAAACTTGTAGGTGCACAGCATTTGGTCATTGCCATCAAGGAAAAAAATACCAAAGAAATTAAACACCTAAAAGCGATCATTGAAACAATGGGTTCAAGAATCACCTTGTTTACCATGGGGGATTATTATCCGGCAGGTGATGAACAGATGATGGTATATGAGATTATAGGTAAACCGATTCCTGAGGCAGGGATTCCCTTAGATGTAGGCGCTGTTGTATCCAATGTAGGCTCTATAGTGAACATCTACGATGCAATGATGGACAAGCCGGTTATAGAAAGGTTTTTGACTGTGGCCGGAGATGTAAAGAACCCGACCATGATTAGGGTACCAGTCGGTATTTCTGTAAAAGCTTGTATAGAAGCAGCAGGTGGTTCAACTCTAAAGGAATATGCCATCATTATTGGTGGGCCTATGATGGGAACCATCATTGATGACCATGAGGCCGAAGCATTTCATATTAAGAAAATGGATGGATCCTTAATCGTCCTACCTAAAGATCATTTCGTGGTAGAACGAAAAAGAAAACCCATAGACAAAATCATCAATGAAACCAAAACAGCGTGCATTCAATGTCGCTACTGTACAGACATGTGTCATAGATACCTATTGGGTCATGAACTAAGACCTCATAAGATCATGAGAAACATAGGTATGTCAGACCATGATGAAGCCATCATGAAGGAAGCCTTGCTATGTTGTGAATGTGGTATATGTGAGATCTATGCATGCCCTATGGGACTTTCCCCTAGATTGGTGAACGTACATGTTAAAAAAGAATTGTATAAAAAAGGCATTCGACCTGAAAAAGGAAGTCTTGATCTGGACGTTAGAGATATGATGGCCTATAGAAAAATTCCAAGTTATCGGCTTATTTCAAGACTTGATTTGCTCCAGTATTATGGTCAACCAATAGATGAACACAAAGATCTGATAGCAGAGGAAGTTGCTATACCTCTTAAGCAACATATTGGAAAACCGGCCACACCTATCGTCGCGGTTGGGGACATGGTAACCAAGGGGCAGATGATTGGTAAGGTAGAGAGAAATGAAATGGGTGCCAATGTTCATGCAAGCATTGATGGTACTGTTACAGGTGTAACTGAGAAAATAACGATAAAAAGTAATGGGGTGGTTTCATGA
- the eutJ gene encoding ethanolamine utilization protein EutJ has protein sequence MLDMTNCEHLISQLEATIHNPRTMTEGDKLLVGVDLGTAYIVIVVLDQDKKPVACEMAFSQVIKDGLVIDYVGAMHVVKHLKEKIEQKIGTRLTKAAIAVPPGTSEGDSKTHKYVVEGAGMEVTNILDEPTAANSVLNIENGVIVDIGGGTTGLSIIKENQVVYVADEATGGTHLTLVVAGNYKIKFEEAEKYKTDLSRQHEIFPLVTPVIEKMATIIKIHIKNHDVKEIYLVGGTCCLDKIEKIIENVTGIRTMKPKNPFLVTPLGIAMNC, from the coding sequence ATGTTAGACATGACAAACTGTGAGCATTTAATATCTCAATTAGAAGCAACCATACACAACCCCAGAACCATGACGGAGGGCGACAAATTGCTCGTAGGTGTTGACCTTGGAACGGCATACATTGTCATCGTTGTTCTAGATCAAGACAAAAAGCCTGTGGCCTGTGAGATGGCGTTTTCCCAAGTCATAAAAGACGGTTTGGTTATCGACTATGTTGGTGCTATGCATGTGGTTAAGCATCTAAAAGAAAAGATTGAGCAAAAGATTGGCACCAGACTTACAAAAGCAGCCATTGCTGTACCACCAGGGACAAGCGAAGGTGACAGCAAAACCCATAAGTACGTTGTAGAGGGCGCGGGCATGGAGGTGACCAATATTCTTGATGAACCGACAGCGGCCAATTCAGTTCTTAATATAGAAAATGGTGTCATTGTTGATATTGGAGGGGGCACAACGGGTCTGTCCATCATAAAAGAAAATCAGGTCGTCTATGTAGCGGATGAAGCAACAGGCGGAACCCATTTGACTTTGGTTGTGGCAGGCAATTATAAGATTAAGTTTGAAGAAGCGGAAAAGTATAAAACGGATCTAAGTAGACAGCATGAGATATTTCCACTGGTAACACCGGTCATTGAGAAAATGGCGACAATCATCAAGATCCATATTAAGAATCATGATGTAAAGGAAATATATCTTGTTGGCGGTACCTGCTGTTTAGATAAAATAGAAAAAATAATCGAAAATGTCACAGGCATAAGAACCATGAAGCCTAAGAATCCATTTTTAGTTACGCCTCTGGGCATTGCTATGAATTGCTAG
- a CDS encoding BMC domain-containing protein, producing the protein MASYALGMIETKGLVGAIEASDAMVKAANVTLIGKEKVGGGLVAVMVRGDVGAVKAATDAGAAAAKRVGQLVSVHVIPRPHEEVEQMLPSLN; encoded by the coding sequence ATGGCGAGCTATGCATTGGGTATGATTGAAACAAAGGGATTGGTTGGCGCCATTGAAGCGTCAGATGCAATGGTGAAGGCGGCAAATGTTACGCTAATAGGTAAAGAAAAAGTGGGAGGAGGGTTGGTTGCTGTCATGGTTAGAGGCGATGTTGGCGCGGTTAAGGCAGCCACAGATGCCGGTGCAGCAGCAGCAAAAAGAGTGGGTCAATTAGTATCCGTACATGTCATTCCAAGGCCTCATGAGGAAGTAGAACAAATGTTACCAAGCTTAAATTAA